The Mangrovivirga cuniculi genomic sequence TTATTTCAGACCAGATCAATGGGCCAAAGTTTTAAAAGGCCTTCATGATGGGTTCAATCAACAATATGATGAAATTAGAAAATCTGCCGACAGTCTGAAAAATGCGTTATCAGTTTCTTTACCTGAGAAACTAAACCTGGCACCAATTGAAGAAAAAATACCCCCTTTAAGCAGTTTTGAGGATGGTCTGAACAAACTTTCAGACTTGTTTGATAATGACAGCGGCGGAATAAAAGGTGCCCCTAAATTTCCAATGCCAGTCATCTGGAGATCAATTGTTGCTAAAAACCTTGTGAAAGAAGATCCAAAGCAGTCGGAAAGTACTTTGATCACTTTAAAGAGCATGATTGCCGGTGGCATATATGATCATATCGGTGGTGGTTTTTCGCGTTACAGTGTGGATGGAGAATGGTTTGCTCCTCATTTCGAGAAAATGGCCTATGACAATGGTCAATTATTATCTCTTTACAGTGAGGCTCAACAACTTTACCCCGGGGAGAATTTCAAACCGGTAATCGATGAAACGTTACAATGGATAACTGAAATATTGCTGAGTGAAGAAGGTGGATTTTATACTGCAACTGATGCAGATACTGAAGGTGTGGAAGGTAAATTTTTTACCTGGGAATATGACGAATTAAAATCTATTTTAGATGAAGAAGAATTACAATTTGCAATAGATAAACTAGGCGTAACTGAAAACGGCAATTGGGAAGAGGGAAGAAATATTCTGTATATGAATAAGGAAGCTGTCCTTGATATTCATTCATCTAATGAGACTTTTAATAACATCAGGAAAAAGCTTTATGCTGCTCGTGTACAACGCATCCCTCCCGGCCTTGATAATAAAATTTTATTAAATCAAAATTGTCTTATCAACTCAGGTTTAGTAAAAGCTTACCTGGTTTACAAAGATGATAAGTATTATAAACTGGCTTTAAAAAACCTTCATTACATCAGGGAAAACCTGGCATGGAGTGATAAGCTGATTCATAGTGTAGGTAAAGACACAGAGGCTTTTGCTGATAGCTATGCCCTCTTTATTCTATTATTGCTCGATCACTACAATATAACCCAGGAAGAACATTACCTGAAAGAGGCAGCCCAATATATGAGGCTGGCCTTTAAAAAATTCTACGATACCAAAGAGACATTTTTTAGTTTTTCTGCCGATGATCATAATTCACCAGTAGCTAAACAATTTGAGATCTTTGACCAGGTCATTCCATCGAGTAATTCACTGTTTGCAGAATGCCTCTATAAATTAGGACGCTATTTTGACCAGGAGGACTGGCTTGAAACAGCCTATACGATGGTCGGGAAAGTAGAAAAAATGATTAAAAGTGAATTCCGGTATATGAGTAACTGGGCAAAAGTTTCATTATATATGAATCTACCCCAGGTTGATGTTGTCGTTACCGGAGAGGAAGCTCAGAGTGTAATTGAAAAATTGCAAACTCCTTTTAATCCATTTGTAAATTATATGGCTTCTGATAAAACCGAATCTTCTCTACCTCATTTTGAAGGCAGGTTATCTGATTCAGAAACAAAAATTTATATTTGTAGTGACCGTGTCTGTAAAGCACCGACAAGTAATACAGAAGAAGCGATAGTTCAGTTGTCAACACTTTTTAATAATTAGATTGAGCATAGATCAAAACAGTCATTCGAAATCTTTTGCGGATATAATATTACCGGTACCAATAGGTAAATACTTTACCTACAGAGTACCATTGAGCCTTGAAAATGATATCCAGCCGGGTTGCCGTGTTCTTGTACCCTTTGGAAAAAGAAGAGTGATCACTGGTCTTGTTGTACATCTGCATGGGAGTCCTCCAAAAAAGTACGAGGCAAAATCAATTATTGATCTTCTGGACGAACTACCCATTGCCGAACCGATCCAGTTCCGCTTTTTTGAATGGATGGCAGATTATTATCTGTGTTCCATTGGAGAGGTTATGCAGGCAGCTATCCCTTCCGGATTAAAACTCAGTAGCGAATCTCAAATCCAGCTACATCCGGAATTTAATATCGATAATCATGATAAACCTATTTCAGAAAATGAACAAATAGTTCTGGAAAATCTTTCGGTTGATAAGACACTCACTTATACGGAAGTAAGCGATTTGCTGGGTAAAAAATCAATTCACCCAATTATTAAATCACTGATTCAGCGTGAGGCGATTATTATCTTCGAACAGGTTAAGGAGAAATATAAGCCAAAGAAGGAAAAAAGAATTCGATTAAAATCACCTTTTGATTCAAATACTGATGAACTCGAAGACCTGATGAATTCTCTCGATAGTAAAGAGAAGCAACAAGCAGTATTATTGAGATATCTTCAGAAAGTTCCTGTTTTACATGACAGCAACGCTAATGAAAATGGAATTTTAAAATCAGAGATTACCAAGGATGAGGAACTCAGTAATTCTTCTTTACAAACGCTGATCAAAAACGATGTCTTTGAAGAATATGAAGTGATTATCTCCAGGTTTGATCTTTCGGACAAAGAAGTAGATGATGAACAAAAACTTAGCCTGGAACAGCAAACTGCTTTTGACCAGATCCTTAAAGAATTCGAGGACAAACAAACTGTTTTACTTCACGGAGTTACGGGAAGTGGAAAAACAGCAATATATTCCGAATTAATGAAGTTAGCTCTTTCATCAGACAGACAGGTGTTGTTCATGGTTCCTGAGATAGCCCTTACAACACAGATAGTACAGCGTCTGAAAAAGATCTTCGGCAATAAACTTGGTGTCTATCATTCCCGCTTTTCTGATAATGAACGGGTAGAAGTGTGGCAGGGTGTTAAAAATAAAGCGTACGATATAATAGTCGGTGTCAGATCTTCTATCTTCTTACCCTTTGATAATTTAGGATTAATTATCGTGGACGAAGAACATGATTCGTCATATAAACAACACGACCCTGCTCCACGGTACCAGGGAAGAGATATGGCACATATCCTCGGTCGCTTCCACAATGCTAAGGTTCTCTTAGGTTCGGCTACTCCATCAACAGAAAGCTACCATCATGCGAAGCTTGGTAAATACGGATTAGTATCACTAATGAACCGCTTTGGCGAAAGTCAAATGCCGGACATTGAGTTAGTAGACTTGCGTGATGCCAAGAAAAAGAAAAAAATGAAGGGTGACTTCAGTCTTAAGCTATTAGAAAAGATCGAAGAAACTCTTGCGACTGGTGATCAGGTAATCATTTTCCAGAACAGAAGAGGATATGCACCTTATCTTCAATGTGAAACCTGTGGACACATCCCCAAATGTGAACACTGTGACATCAGCCTGACATATCATCAGTATAAAAAAGAAATGAGGTGCCATTATTGTGGCTATAATGAACCCTTACCACTCGAATGTGATGCCTGTGGTTCGCGAAAATTAAAAACAGTGAGCTATGGTACCGAAAAACTCGAAGAAGATCTCCAGCTATTTCTTCCTGAAGCAAGAGTAGGTAGAATGGATCTGGAAACCACCCGTCGAAAAAATAGTTACGAAACCATAATTAATGACTTCGATAGTGGACAGATTAACATCCTCGTCGGAACCCAAATGGTTACTAAAGGTCTTGATTTCGATAAAGTAGGATTGGTCGGAGTTCTTGATGCAGACAGGATGATGTATTTCCCTGATTTACGCTCATATGAAAGAACCTTTCAATTATTATTACAAGTCAGCGGGCGAACTGGAAGAAGAGAAAAAATGGGTAAGGTCATGATCCAAACCAGTATACCTGAACATCAGATTTTGCACTGGGTTCAAAGCCATGACTATGAAAAGTTTTATTTCAGTGAGATAAAAGAAAGACATTCATTTTTATATCCTCCTTTTTCCAGACTTATAAATATTACTATTAAAAATCCTGATAAACTTAATGCTATCCAAACTTCTGAAGCTATTGCTTTTGCATTGAAGAAAAAGTACGGAAGAAAAGGAATATTAGGCCCCCAGGAACCTCCAGTTAGCAAAATAAGAAATCAGTATCTGATGCAGCTTATAGTCAAAATTGATAGGAAAACTACCAATCTGGGTAAGATAAAGAGTGATATAGACCAAACAATAGCGACTACCCTTCAAGATAAAAACTTTAAAAGGAGTCGTGTAGTAATAGACGTAGATCCTTACTAGGCTTCCTAATTTTATGATCGTTATCCCTCTGTATCTTTAGAATCAATAGCAAAATAGATCTCTTGAGGTATTGCTATATACCTTTCAAAAAATCAAAAAAAAGGAACAAATTACTTAATCTACGAAGTGATTCAATTGATCATGATATGTCTTGATCAGCACTTTAGTGGCTCTCCAATGTGCTGCTCTCAAGCGGAAATTAACTGCACTCTGTGAGATATCCAGAATCTTGGCAATTTGGGACTGTGTAAGACCTTTTAAAGAAAACCAGACAGCTTCAGCGCCCTCATATGACCATCCATCAGTAATGGTATCAACCATAAGAGAAAGAGCCTTCCAGCTAATATTCATTTCTTTAAAAGAGGACCTGAGAGTGAATTGCTGAAATTTACTGAGTTTATCAAGCTCAGTACCGGCAAACCTAAAGGCCTGACCATCTGATGAACCTGCATCTTCACCTAATTGCTCAATAAGTCCGACACCAATTGATACACGGATATCAAGATCAGGTAAAGAATAATACTTTCTGAGCATTTTTATTCTGGCCTTAAGATACAAGGCTACCTCGAGCGCATACTCGGGATTAATCATTACTTTAATGAATGTGTTAGATCGTTGAACCAGAAAATCCAGGTTTTTTTCGTAATCACCGTTCACTTCATCAAATATTTCCCTTAGTGATGAGTCAAAATCTGAACGGTTACTGGAATCAACTCCTGGTGGATTTACCAGATCTCCGATAATAACTGCATGAATTTTACTTATATCTGTCACTATTCCCTCCTATTCCTTGATTACTCTATTAAGTTAACCAAAAATACAGATATAAGTTTATTGACTGCTAATTAATTTTAATAAAAGCTGCCGGAGCTATGGCATCAACCCATAAAGAGTACATTTTAGCAGATGGGTGAAGCTTGTCTGAGGCAATAAGACCCTGATCGAATTCTGCTAATCTACTAATATCAGTGATATCGACATAACTGACACCTTTTGCTAAAGCCTGAGACTTTGCATATGCATTATACTGGTCTAATTCTCTGGCAATTTTTTCGGTATCGCTTGAAGATGCAAAAGGAGTAACTCCATAATCCGGAATGCTTACCACAATTACATTTGAAGGATCTCCTGAAGCAAATTCCACAGCCATATTAAGTAATTGGGTGAATTCTTCTTCATACTGGTTGAACGGATAACCACGATATTGATTATTTACGCCGATTAATAGAGTAACAAAACCGTAGTCAGTAGCAGGATTGTCATCCTCTATAGCTTTTTTAAGTTCATCTGTTGTCCAACCTGTTACAGCAATGATCTTAGGATCTGATATTCCGGCTCCTCTTGATCGTAATTCTTCAACAAGTTGATTAGGGAAATTCAAAGTTGGCTCAACAGCTTCTCCTATTGTATAGCTATCTCCAAGTGCCAGATATTTCGTAGTCATTGGGTTTGAGTTATCAGTTTTTGTTGTCGTTTGTGTCTGTGCATCACTTTCGCATGACAAAAAAGAAGCAATAAGAGTTAATAAGAAAATCAAACGCATAATTTATTTCAGGTTTTTAGGTAAGGTTTTATATACGCAATCATAGGAATGATTTACCAGATCCTTTAGAAATGTATCTGAGCAATCAGGTGACATCTCCACTGTATTCCAGTGTTTCTTATTCATATGATATCCCGGCTTCACAAACTCATACCTTTCCCTCAATTCCAATGCTCTTTCAGGATCGCATTTGAGATTTATCGACTTGAACTCAGATATATCAGTTAAAGCAAAGATCTTTCCGTAAACCCTGAAGGCCAACACGTCTTCTCCAAAAGGCATATCTTCAGAGGTGTGCGGAAGGCTCAAACAATAGGCCCGGAGATCTTCTATGTTCATAACACGTATCTAACAAATAAAATAACCATGCACACAAGAAACATCAATATCGAAATTTTATTGATGGTATGCATCGCTTTCAGATTAAAATTAGAAGGTCTGCTTGGATCTTTCTTTCTGAAAAAATATCCAGCAACCTCTCCCATCTTAAAAAACTCTTTAAAACTATTTCTCTTCTTATCTTCTCCCATAGATCTTAATTTTCAATTGATTGTCCAGGTTCTGTCCACTGACCATCTTCCTTAATTATGTTTATCAGTTCATCTAACGCATGCTCTGAAGGAATATTTCTCTTCATAACATCCTGTCCTTTATATAGAGTAATCTTACCTTTACCCGAACCAACATATCCATAATCTGCATCAGCCATTTCTCCGGGACCATTTACAATACACCCCATAATACCTATCTTCACTCCTTTCAGATGGTCAGTACGCTTTCTGATCATTGCGGTAGTTTCCTGCAAGTCAAAGAGTGTTCTTCCACAACTCGGACAAGAAATATATTCTGTTTTTGTCATCCTCGTTCTTGCGGCTTGAAGGATTCCAAAAGTTGTTTCATTGTGAAACTTAACTGACTTTAATAATGTTTCTTTTTCAGTATAATTTTCCTGATCCCGATTACTGATCATCGCTCCATCACCAAACCCATCGATCAGCAGCCCTCCAATATCAGTAGCCGAATACAACAATAGTTTATCTTCATTTAGATCACCGTAAGTTCTGTGTAAAATCACCGGTGTATCAATACCATTTTCTATCAATTGATAAATAAACCGTCTTTGCTCGGCAAGACCGTGTTTATTTGAGGTGCTTAACAAAACAACAATCGTTTCATCACTTCTCAATAAATCAAGCACTTTATCATCAACTTCAGGCAACGATAACTTTAAAAAGTTTAGTTTCGAATGCTTGACATTAGCCCGATAATAGTCCTCGATTCCAAAAACGGGGAATTTATTTTCCTTATCGTCAAGATCTATATATTTGGTAAAATCAACAATTTCTTTTAGCCCATTAGGCAGCATAAACTGGACAGGGTTGCTACCTGTATAAATATAATCAGCTCCCAGGTCATTCATCGTCCATTTATCTGGTTCAGGCAAATAAAAATGTCCGATTGCTTTAAGGTCAGAAATTTTAATTTCTTTCCTGGCTAAAAATTCAAGGTCTGCTATTACTCTTGGTACGTTATCACCACCAATATTTGCTACTTCCCTGGTTACCCTTCTACTATATCCAAACGGATCCTGAAGAGGGAATTCAACCGGTAATATCTCCTCATGATCTCCCCTGTCATCATATCTTTCAATCAAGGCAGCTGCCACGGGTGCCTCTTCTTCAGGTTCTTCTGTAAGAGAAACTCGGACTGTATCACCTAAACCATCTTCAAGCAAGGTTCCAATACCCACTGCAGATTTGATCCTTCCATCTTCTGCCTCACCTGCCTCGGTGACTCCCAAATGCAATGGATAGGGTTTTAATCCTTCTTCATCGAGTTTTTGAACCAATAATCGATAAGCCTGAACCATCACCTGAGTATTGCTGGCTTTCATACTCAATACAATATTGTAATACTCCATTTCTTCACAAATACGAAGAAATTCCAGAGCAGACTCTACCATACCCAGGGGTGTATCACCATAGCGACTGAGAATTCGGTCAGACAAAGAACCATGATTTGTACCAATTCTCATTGCAGTTCCATGTTCTTTACAGATCTCTACAAGGGGAACAAATCGTTCTTTGATCCTGTCAAGCTCAGCCTGATAGGTTTCATCAGTATATTCAATGGTTTCAAATTTTTTCTTGTCAGCGTAGTTCCCGGGGTTTACCCGAACCTTCTCAACTATTTTGGCAGCTAACTCGGCAGCATTTGGAGTGAAATGAATATCAGCGATCAGGGGAACATCATACCCTCTCTTTCTCAATTCATTTTTAATATTTTCAAGATTTTTAGCATCCTTTATACTAGGTGCTGTAATCCTGACATACTCACAACCGGCTTCGACCATGCGTATCGTTTGTTCAACACTACCCTCAGTGTCCATTGTATCAACAGTAGTCATTGACTGAACCCTGATCGGATTGTCGCCACCCATTTTCACACCGCCTATATTAACTTCAATGGTCTTTCTCCTCTTGTAACTCACCAAGGAGTCGCAGTATTTTTTAAACCTTTCTATTTCAGATGTTACTTGCATAATTCTAATTCCTACCTGATAAACGGATAAACGAGTATAGTGTTTATTAATTCTATGTTATTAAAGATCTCCAAGTTGTGGCCTTAATACAATATCTTCAACTACAGTACCATTAGACATTTTATGTGCTGAAAGGACAGAATTAGCCACATCCTCCGCCTTCATCAATCTGTTTGGATCGATATCTAAACCTTCCCAGCTGGCAGTATAAGTTGCACCCGGCATTACAGCAGTAACTCTGATACCAAATTCCTTAAGTTCTTCGCGGAGATTTTTGCTCATTCCCAGCATTGCGAATTTACTTATGCTATAAGATCCCCCATTTTCATAAGCAGTAATGCTTGCTATTGAACACATATTAAAAATGTGTCCTTTTTTCTGCCTTTTCATTACCGGAACAAGTGATCGGGATAAATGATAAGCACTATACAAATTGGTTTCTACCATTTTTTCCAGCATTCCATCTTCCTCCTCATGGACACTGCCCGGAATAAAAACACCCGCATTATTTACCAGCACTGCAATTGACTGATCTAGAGATTTAATAAATTCTCCAAAGCTTAATACTTCTTCCTTTTTTGATACATCTACAGGTTTAATGTGAACCGTCACCTCGTAAGTTGATTCAACATCCTTTTTGAGACCTTCGAGATCATCA encodes the following:
- the priA gene encoding replication restart helicase PriA — its product is MSIDQNSHSKSFADIILPVPIGKYFTYRVPLSLENDIQPGCRVLVPFGKRRVITGLVVHLHGSPPKKYEAKSIIDLLDELPIAEPIQFRFFEWMADYYLCSIGEVMQAAIPSGLKLSSESQIQLHPEFNIDNHDKPISENEQIVLENLSVDKTLTYTEVSDLLGKKSIHPIIKSLIQREAIIIFEQVKEKYKPKKEKRIRLKSPFDSNTDELEDLMNSLDSKEKQQAVLLRYLQKVPVLHDSNANENGILKSEITKDEELSNSSLQTLIKNDVFEEYEVIISRFDLSDKEVDDEQKLSLEQQTAFDQILKEFEDKQTVLLHGVTGSGKTAIYSELMKLALSSDRQVLFMVPEIALTTQIVQRLKKIFGNKLGVYHSRFSDNERVEVWQGVKNKAYDIIVGVRSSIFLPFDNLGLIIVDEEHDSSYKQHDPAPRYQGRDMAHILGRFHNAKVLLGSATPSTESYHHAKLGKYGLVSLMNRFGESQMPDIELVDLRDAKKKKKMKGDFSLKLLEKIEETLATGDQVIIFQNRRGYAPYLQCETCGHIPKCEHCDISLTYHQYKKEMRCHYCGYNEPLPLECDACGSRKLKTVSYGTEKLEEDLQLFLPEARVGRMDLETTRRKNSYETIINDFDSGQINILVGTQMVTKGLDFDKVGLVGVLDADRMMYFPDLRSYERTFQLLLQVSGRTGRREKMGKVMIQTSIPEHQILHWVQSHDYEKFYFSEIKERHSFLYPPFSRLINITIKNPDKLNAIQTSEAIAFALKKKYGRKGILGPQEPPVSKIRNQYLMQLIVKIDRKTTNLGKIKSDIDQTIATTLQDKNFKRSRVVIDVDPY
- a CDS encoding SGNH/GDSL hydrolase family protein — translated: MRLIFLLTLIASFLSCESDAQTQTTTKTDNSNPMTTKYLALGDSYTIGEAVEPTLNFPNQLVEELRSRGAGISDPKIIAVTGWTTDELKKAIEDDNPATDYGFVTLLIGVNNQYRGYPFNQYEEEFTQLLNMAVEFASGDPSNVIVVSIPDYGVTPFASSSDTEKIARELDQYNAYAKSQALAKGVSYVDITDISRLAEFDQGLIASDKLHPSAKMYSLWVDAIAPAAFIKIN
- a CDS encoding SDR family oxidoreductase; this encodes MNQLAIVTGATKGIGRACVENFASEGLDIVACSRNSDDLEGLKKDVESTYEVTVHIKPVDVSKKEEVLSFGEFIKSLDQSIAVLVNNAGVFIPGSVHEEEDGMLEKMVETNLYSAYHLSRSLVPVMKRQKKGHIFNMCSIASITAYENGGSYSISKFAMLGMSKNLREELKEFGIRVTAVMPGATYTASWEGLDIDPNRLMKAEDVANSVLSAHKMSNGTVVEDIVLRPQLGDL
- the ispG gene encoding (E)-4-hydroxy-3-methylbut-2-enyl-diphosphate synthase is translated as MQVTSEIERFKKYCDSLVSYKRRKTIEVNIGGVKMGGDNPIRVQSMTTVDTMDTEGSVEQTIRMVEAGCEYVRITAPSIKDAKNLENIKNELRKRGYDVPLIADIHFTPNAAELAAKIVEKVRVNPGNYADKKKFETIEYTDETYQAELDRIKERFVPLVEICKEHGTAMRIGTNHGSLSDRILSRYGDTPLGMVESALEFLRICEEMEYYNIVLSMKASNTQVMVQAYRLLVQKLDEEGLKPYPLHLGVTEAGEAEDGRIKSAVGIGTLLEDGLGDTVRVSLTEEPEEEAPVAAALIERYDDRGDHEEILPVEFPLQDPFGYSRRVTREVANIGGDNVPRVIADLEFLARKEIKISDLKAIGHFYLPEPDKWTMNDLGADYIYTGSNPVQFMLPNGLKEIVDFTKYIDLDDKENKFPVFGIEDYYRANVKHSKLNFLKLSLPEVDDKVLDLLRSDETIVVLLSTSNKHGLAEQRRFIYQLIENGIDTPVILHRTYGDLNEDKLLLYSATDIGGLLIDGFGDGAMISNRDQENYTEKETLLKSVKFHNETTFGILQAARTRMTKTEYISCPSCGRTLFDLQETTAMIRKRTDHLKGVKIGIMGCIVNGPGEMADADYGYVGSGKGKITLYKGQDVMKRNIPSEHALDELINIIKEDGQWTEPGQSIEN
- a CDS encoding thioredoxin domain-containing protein — protein: MSNEHTNSLIHESSPYLLQHAHNPVDWVPWSEIAFDEAKKQNKPLLISIGYSSCHWCHVMERESFEDKDIADMMNEWFICVKVDREERPDVDQLYMEAVQAMGINGGWPLNVFVLPDGSPFYGGTYFRPDQWAKVLKGLHDGFNQQYDEIRKSADSLKNALSVSLPEKLNLAPIEEKIPPLSSFEDGLNKLSDLFDNDSGGIKGAPKFPMPVIWRSIVAKNLVKEDPKQSESTLITLKSMIAGGIYDHIGGGFSRYSVDGEWFAPHFEKMAYDNGQLLSLYSEAQQLYPGENFKPVIDETLQWITEILLSEEGGFYTATDADTEGVEGKFFTWEYDELKSILDEEELQFAIDKLGVTENGNWEEGRNILYMNKEAVLDIHSSNETFNNIRKKLYAARVQRIPPGLDNKILLNQNCLINSGLVKAYLVYKDDKYYKLALKNLHYIRENLAWSDKLIHSVGKDTEAFADSYALFILLLLDHYNITQEEHYLKEAAQYMRLAFKKFYDTKETFFSFSADDHNSPVAKQFEIFDQVIPSSNSLFAECLYKLGRYFDQEDWLETAYTMVGKVEKMIKSEFRYMSNWAKVSLYMNLPQVDVVVTGEEAQSVIEKLQTPFNPFVNYMASDKTESSLPHFEGRLSDSETKIYICSDRVCKAPTSNTEEAIVQLSTLFNN
- a CDS encoding DUF6728 family protein, which codes for MGEDKKRNSFKEFFKMGEVAGYFFRKKDPSRPSNFNLKAMHTINKISILMFLVCMVILFVRYVL
- a CDS encoding MmcQ/YjbR family DNA-binding protein, giving the protein MNIEDLRAYCLSLPHTSEDMPFGEDVLAFRVYGKIFALTDISEFKSINLKCDPERALELRERYEFVKPGYHMNKKHWNTVEMSPDCSDTFLKDLVNHSYDCVYKTLPKNLK